The DNA region AGCTAGTCCTGCGGCCCAAAATGCCAAGCTGCGAATTGCCATCGGTCACTTACCGCTCTATGCCGTTGCTGTGAGGCGCGATCGCCTGGGTGAAATTCTTGACCAACCCGATAAGTTGCGATCGCTGTTAGAAAAATATCGTGTCCATACCTACATCAGCGGTCATCATCACGCTTATTTTCCTGGGTATCGCGGCAAGCTAGAACTGCTGCATGCAGGCGCGATCGGTGCTGGCCCCAGACGCTTGCTTAACAGCGATCGCTCTCCACAAAAAACGCTGACGATTGTAGATGTCAAGTTAGGTTCTGCTTCGACGACCTACACCACCTACGACATGACTACCTTGCAACTGGTGAGACAGCAAGATCTACCCAGACTGATCGTGGGGCCAAATGGTTGGGTACTGCGTCGAGATGTAAAGGAAGCCGATTTGACTGCTGAGGAGCGATCGCAGATTTAGGACGTTATTCGAGCAGCCAACCAAACAAATCACCAACTGTTAGCTGTAGCTCATTGGCAAAGGATGGTACAGGTAGCCGTTGAGCGGACTCGTCCAGTAAGTCTGGTGATTGTTGGGGATAGTACGCGAACACAGCCCGCTCCCTCGGATCAATCAGCCATCCCATCTGGGTTCCATGCTTCAAGCAATGCAAAATTTTAGCCGTCACCTTCGTTTGACTTTGCTCTGGCGATAAGATTTCAATGATCCAATCCGGAGCCAAGGCAAAGATATTTGCCACACTCCCATCTGGATTACGAGGAATTCTTTCCCAGCGAAAGACTGCGACATCTGGGACAATTGAGCGTCCAGAAAAGGTACAGCGTAATTCTGGATAAGCACGAGCAATTTTTTGAGGTTTGGTGACGGCATTAATCGCAGTTACTAACTCTCCCTGAATCGTGCTGTGCTCTCCTTGAGGCATGGGTTTTTGAATACTGTAGCCGTCAATGTACTCGCTAGCAGGCTCAGTCTCTGGTAGTGCCAGAAACTCTTCTAAGATGATGGGTTTCAGGTGTGCTTGTACCATTTTCGGTCATCTCCAAGACCACCAGACAGCTTCTATTTTAGAGAAGTTAATAGGAAGTCACTAAAACTTCTGTAATCTTGCCTCGTTTGCTTGCCTTAGAGTTAATTGAGCGGGCAGCAGCGATCGCATAAATATTGAAGCCTTGATATAGTTCTCGAATAAATTCACAATCTGAATTGGAAAGCATCACTTTTACGCCTCGATTTGCAAGTTCTACAAATACATCTCTCAGTTTGACTTGATGCTCTTGATCAAAAGCATAGCGACTATAAGCAGTGAAATTGCTGGTAGGGCTTAAGGGGTAGTAAGGCGGATCGAAATAGACAAAATCTTCGTGCGTAGCATGTTGCAAAATTGCTTCAAAAGGTTTGATTTCAATGATGGTCGATCGCAATGCCATAGAAACCGCTCGCAATAAGTCTGCATTGCAAATTCCAGGATTTTTATAACGCCCCATTGGTACATTAAAATCTCCTTTGGAATTCTCTCGATATAGGCCATTAAAGCAAGTTTTATTTAAATAAATTAGACGAGCCGCCCGTGCTAATTTATTTATAGGTTTTTTGGCTCTTACTTGATAGTAATAATCGTAGGAATGATTTTTCTGGTGTTCCTGCAAGCGTTGAATTAAAGGTTCAATCTGGTCTCGCACACAGCAATAAACATTGACTAATTCTGGATTAATATCCGTCAGAATTCCTTGTGCGGGTAAGAGGTGAAAGAAAACTGCGCCACCCCCTAAGAAAGGTTCGTAGTAGGTTTTAAATCTTTCTTGCGGAAAGAACGGTTGATACTGAGAAATCAGTTGGCTTTTTCCGCCTGCC from Trichocoleus desertorum ATA4-8-CV12 includes:
- a CDS encoding DNA adenine methylase, which gives rise to MSPQTAPSIAPRPFLKWAGGKSQLISQYQPFFPQERFKTYYEPFLGGGAVFFHLLPAQGILTDINPELVNVYCCVRDQIEPLIQRLQEHQKNHSYDYYYQVRAKKPINKLARAARLIYLNKTCFNGLYRENSKGDFNVPMGRYKNPGICNADLLRAVSMALRSTIIEIKPFEAILQHATHEDFVYFDPPYYPLSPTSNFTAYSRYAFDQEHQVKLRDVFVELANRGVKVMLSNSDCEFIRELYQGFNIYAIAAARSINSKASKRGKITEVLVTSY
- a CDS encoding Uma2 family endonuclease yields the protein MVQAHLKPIILEEFLALPETEPASEYIDGYSIQKPMPQGEHSTIQGELVTAINAVTKPQKIARAYPELRCTFSGRSIVPDVAVFRWERIPRNPDGSVANIFALAPDWIIEILSPEQSQTKVTAKILHCLKHGTQMGWLIDPRERAVFAYYPQQSPDLLDESAQRLPVPSFANELQLTVGDLFGWLLE